The following coding sequences are from one Amphiprion ocellaris isolate individual 3 ecotype Okinawa chromosome 19, ASM2253959v1, whole genome shotgun sequence window:
- the si:dkey-110g7.8 gene encoding GTPase IMAP family member 8, which translates to MAAVSSASDTGDLRGRHPPERRLLLLGGPQSGKTSTANTILGDQIFEVGTETTHSNVGQTEIYGRRVTVVDTPPWAILTDPGEDNEVDNNDNAAVESDSPPRPPPSLDSEGPCMGAILCPPGPHTILLVVSVTQPFTDNQRRAAEEQLGALGGGTWRYSMVLFTGVDKLPQGVFIEEHIANTGEALQWLVERCGSRYHAFDNIQKDTEENTQVPELMEKVEEMITDNQGWYFEVNELILLEEEQARRALEEERMRMEEHARQRDQMIGGPPRELRLLLLGWKGVGKSSVGNSILGRRYFESGQETELCLRRQALVSGRRITIVDTPGWDWFSVRRTPKRIRQESQRGAALLRPGPHTLLLVLPVVSSLTARKRRTLLAHIETLFGDSACLHTMVLFSCGDWLGRTPIEEHILRGGRELQRLLEYCGNYYHVLDSKTPGKDRSVSVLLDKIEEMIRENGDKAFLPIQTEWLSEESSYSSDNTEPEDDCRGCQLQ; encoded by the exons GGGATCTCAGAGGTCGCCACCCCCCAGAGCGCAGACTGCTGCTCTTAGGGGGGCCACAGTCTGGTAAGACATCCACTGCCAACACCATTCTGGGGGATCAGATCTTTGAAGTTGGGACAGAGACTACACATAGCAACGTGGGCCAGACAGAGATCTATGGCCGACGGGTCACTGTGGTTGACACTCCACCGTGGGCAATCCTCACTGATCCTGGGGAAGACAACGAAGTTGACAACAATGACAATGCTGCTGTCGAGTCTGACAgcccaccccgacctcctccaaGCCTGGACAGTGAGGGGCCTTGCATGGGGGCCATACTCTGCCCTCCTGGACCCCACACTATCCTACTGGTGGTGTCAGTCACTCAACCCTTTACTGACAACCAAAGGAGAGctgcagaggagcagctgggggCCCTGGGTGGAGGGACATGGAGGTATTCCATGGTCCTCTTTACTGGGGTGGACAAACTGCCCCAAGGTGTCTTTATTGAGGAGCACATAGCAAACACTGGAGAGGCCCTGCAGTGGTTGGTGGAGAGATGTGGAAGCAG GTACCACGCCTTTGACAACATTCAGAAAGATActgaagaaaacacacaggTACCCGAGCTGATGGAAAAGGTGGAGGAAATGATCACTGATAACCAAG GCTGGTACTTTGAGGTGAATGAGTTGATTTTACTGGAGGAAGAACAGGCCAGGAGAGCTCTGGAGGAAGAGAGGATGAGGATGGAGGAGCACGCTAGACAGAGGGACCAGATGATTGGAGGACCTCCTAGGG AATTGAGGTTGCTGTTGTTGGGTTGGAAGGGCGTTGGAAAGAGCTCGGTGGGGAACTCCATCCTAGGCCGTCGGTACTTTGAGTCAGGACAGGAGACAGAGTTGTGCCTTAGAAGGCAGGCACTTGTGTCTGGACGTCGGATCACTATTGTGGACACCCCAGGCTGGGACTGGTTCTCAGTGAGGCGAACCCCGAAGCGCATCCGTCAGGAGTCCCAGCGTGGGGCTGCCCTCCTTCGACCTGGACCCCACACATTGCTGCTAGTCCTGCCGGTTGTTTCATCTCTCACTGCCAGGAAAAGACGAACACTCCTGGCACACATAGAGACTCTGTTTGGTGACAGCGCATGCCTCCATACTATGGTTCTGTTCAGCTGTGGGGACTGGTTGGGACGTACACCCATTGAAGAACACATCCTTAGAGGAGGGCGGGAGCTGCAAAGACTGCTGGAGTACTGTGGGAACTACTACCACGTTCTGGACAGTAAGACACCTGGCAAGGACAGGAGTGTGTCTGTCCTACTGGATAAGATAGAGGAGATGATCCGGGAGAATGGTGACAAGGCCTTCCTTCCCATACAAACCGAGTGGT TGAGCGAGGAGAGCTCTTACTCTTCCGATAATACCGAACCTGAGGACGACTGTCGAGGATGCCAGCTACAGTAA
- the LOC111579423 gene encoding cyclic AMP-dependent transcription factor ATF-4-like, whose amino-acid sequence MTTMKTNSQFGLEDMEALLWVPSSPMADAMSSQFFHPDKEQQQDGRGTLLEGDTSPVSPHPLSPLSSSTSPARFYSPPSSPPAILLNGDKVRTESNLFSLPWLDHPVQLRDSQMLSDDGQENALSDLDWMAERMDLSEFDLDSLISSCSRAEESPSAPEALLASRNCPIELDCLPLPTFSPPLFSSLPIIPAICSDPSASTVGRSESCIDGQEVPYLAPCVQEPQEEPQEELEIKSEPASPDSSSPVVDSPSFPAFTLDLGSEVDIAESEAKPVIASVVPQVPRFVLSLSPTRIVLVLTPKNEAKMPTSSEVIHCSPPASPPQRSSRSRPYSVPKYKSNPPPLSATSVEVKSCQGAGGPERIVLKVTRQDKKQKKMEQNKTAAIRYRQKKRAEQDALIAEHALLKRTNMELTEKAVSMAREIEYLRELMEEVRSAMLKKGIGTDP is encoded by the exons ATGACCACAATGAAAACCAACTCACAGTTTGGCCTGGAAGACATGGAGGCCCTTCTCTGGGTGCCTTCCTCTCCCATGGCTGATGCCATGAGCTCACAGTTTTTTCACCCtgacaaagaacaacaacaggACGGAAGAGGAACCTTATTAGAGGGGGACACTTCACCAGTGTCACCCCATCCCCTTTCACCGCTGTCTTCATCCACCTCTCCTGCTCGATTCTActctcctccatcctcaccaCCAGCCATCCTCCTCAATGGGGACAAAGTGAGGACTGAGTCTAATCTGTTCTCCCTTCCTTGGTTGGACCACCCTGTCCAGCTGAGAGATAGCCAGATGCTGTCTGATGATGGCCAAG AGAATGCACTCAGTGACCTGGACTGGATGGCTGAGAGGATGGATCTAAGTGAGTTTGACCTGGACTCCCTGATTAGCTCCTGCAGTCGTGCTGAAGAGTCTCCCAGCGCTCCCGAAGCCCTTCTAGCCTCCCGTAATTGCCCAATAGAGCTTGACTGCCTCCCACTGCCAACTTTCTCACCTCCTCTGTTCTCAAGTCTTCCCATCATTCCTGCTATCTGTTCAGATCCTTCTGCCAGTACAGTGGGGCGCTCTGAATCCTGTATTGACGGACAGGAGGTCCCTTACTTGGCACCATGTGTCCAAGAGCCACAAGAGGAGCCACAAGAGGAGCTGGAGATAAAATCTGAGCCTGCTTCTCCAGACTCTTCCTCCCCAGTGGTTGATTCTCCTTCATTCCCAGCCTTCACTTTGGACCTAGGCAGTGAAGTAGATATCGCAGAGAGTGAGGCAAAGCCAGTGATAGCCTCTGTTGTCCCTCAAGTCCCAAGGTTTGTACTCTCCCTTTCACCAACTCGCATCGTCCTTGTCCTGACTCCCAAAAATGAAGCTAAGATGCCAACCTCATCAGAGGTCATTCATTGCTCCCCACCAGCCTCCCCACCACAAAGGTCCTCCAGAAGTAGGCCGTACTCTGTGCCCAAATACAAATCTAATCCACCCCCTCTTAGTGCTACAAGTGTCGAAGTCAAGTCCTGCCAGGGAGCAGGTGGACCTGAAAGGATTGTTTTGAAGgtgacaagacaagacaagaaacaaaagaagatGGAGCAGAATAAAACAGCTGCAATACGTTACAGGCAGAAGAAGAGAGCTGAGCAGGATGCACTTATTGCAGAGCATGCACTGCTGAAGAGGACGAACATGGAGCTTACTGAGAAGGCTGTGTCTATGGCTAGGGAGATTGAGTATCTCAGAGAGTTAATGGAGGAAGTCCGCTCAGCCATGCTTAAAAAGGGTATTGGTACTGACCCCTAA